A genomic region of Nitrosomonas ureae contains the following coding sequences:
- the coxB gene encoding cytochrome c oxidase subunit II: protein MGSKSVVTWAGVSAFTLYSSMAVGQQSKYNFPEPQSVIAQDIYDQHIMLLWICLVIFIAVFGVMFYSILKHRKSLGYKAANFHHSTTVEIVWTVIPCIILIAMAYPATKTVIAMKDTSSPDMTIKATGYQWMWGYDYLQGEGEGISFFSKLSTPRAQYENKEPKGEHYLLEVDNRVVVPVGKKVRVIITANDVIHAWWVPALGVKQDAIPGFIRDSWFTADKAGIYRGQCAELCGKDHGFMPIVVEVMEADDYTQWVAAQQSASAVKTSMHVENK, encoded by the coding sequence ATGGGAAGTAAATCAGTAGTAACCTGGGCGGGGGTGTCCGCTTTTACTTTGTACTCAAGCATGGCGGTGGGACAGCAATCTAAGTATAATTTTCCCGAGCCGCAGAGTGTCATAGCACAAGACATCTATGATCAGCACATAATGCTTTTGTGGATTTGCTTGGTTATCTTTATCGCTGTATTTGGTGTTATGTTTTATTCTATACTCAAGCATCGAAAATCTTTGGGCTATAAGGCAGCGAATTTTCATCACAGCACAACGGTTGAAATAGTGTGGACCGTTATACCTTGTATTATATTAATTGCTATGGCATATCCCGCAACAAAAACGGTTATTGCGATGAAGGATACTTCAAGCCCTGATATGACCATTAAAGCGACGGGTTACCAGTGGATGTGGGGGTACGATTATCTGCAGGGTGAAGGTGAGGGTATAAGCTTCTTTAGTAAATTGTCTACACCCAGAGCTCAATACGAGAATAAAGAGCCTAAAGGTGAGCATTATCTACTAGAGGTTGATAATCGCGTGGTGGTACCGGTAGGTAAAAAAGTGCGTGTGATCATAACCGCCAATGATGTCATTCACGCTTGGTGGGTGCCGGCGCTGGGAGTTAAGCAAGATGCTATTCCAGGTTTTATTCGTGATTCATGGTTCACGGCTGATAAGGCAGGAATTTATCGTGGTCAATGTGCTGAGCTGTGCGGAAAAGATCATGGATTTATGCCCATTGTGGTGGAGGTGATGGAAGCAGACGACTACACTCAGTGGGTGGCGGCTCAGCAAAGTGCATCTGCAGTTAAAACATCAATGCATGTAGAAAATAAGTAA